The following are encoded in a window of Dictyostelium discoideum AX4 chromosome 6 chromosome, whole genome shotgun sequence genomic DNA:
- the gacE gene encoding RhoGAP domain-containing protein, translated as MDHRKSVDFTNEYIKQQTENQNHTPRGHRMMANFTIRKWNSETNFNEDDYGAIPTKSSIANLLNKFLKSRPTKDDLEMNKILKSEYKPITLRYSLIEILCNHIEKYALEQEGIFRVSGSNQQIRLFWQTFTTDNIEFPINEHNVAGALKLYIREQSEPLVPYEMFSNFISQLGDGGPVTFTAITNLMSKITPENLKIIKRLIRTAVIIVRHSQLNKMDANNMGIVFGPNIFKSRPDSPNIFSEAKYSNESVSFLISNYLNVFPDLEIPILGTETNTEENELLNNNNNNNNVIMPTTTTTTTSASSSILPTDSSNNNGGGSASSPVTKSIPLSSIGSSSTSPIISPSSSSSSSPIVGTNLTTGSIHSTSPTPFSLLATTTSTTTTNSNKVNSIINSTSQSKSQLLPIHPSLLDTNQMIERVEGNPLSQMKRKDFSITHHLSTKLQKTKHFRKEEIWDCFLILKVSGNLVNVKNSTTTTTTSTSTSTSTSTSTSTSSTTTNQPNSITQSNSASNNSLINNGKIKKSTTNLISQSNSQSSLQLNQTNSNNNNIVTLTPVYILITSQNVFFFDTRIYNIQYILPHSRLKEISVDVVNKGLFSILDGESHKLSFFLVPRPRVIDLLVRSLERGRAIAKLTNKSLASLQSRKFPLLESNSGAGGTSNFGKLPESRPVFESLAQNGFTELDVWEGTVDLLEVVKKFHHILIPSADQSKCVVEFLLPAIPEFKGIYRKSYKLDSKTTVYKIICLICEKAKLEPSKFLLRTLKGRTLFDNKSLGDFGLGTLFTSWQLRLIALESPESTGNFVVEFLMPDIPEFKGMQKKAIKVDAYQPLKRIMKGLCDKLKIPNHHYYHLIGPEGEVLGDNDVLSSIGLGIKYKTCKMKLAKKVFPVGKNPELDTPMVRSLVIDNIIGLAWSKIKDRHNERIRLYCKQMLDYIVDQTFVEIAKAELVPKRVAMLGKNSRYEFYHALSLKEEEDMILMDIQGYKETVYQSRSIVPSEPDSSPNYPLYRQKLPTIRGVGPINSIRDIKVNSAKNNFLSELKDNNKQQQQQQIGNTNDEHTIKPSQRIKYIAPTPVLNNPNSIVQLLALKPGASKLVEQLKNRMTITTSKINIFDVEDLVPKNSPVLSRKSYKL; from the exons ATGGACCACAGAAAAAGTGTGGACTTTACAAATGAATATATTAAACAACAAACAGAGAATCAAAACCATACACCAAGGGGTCACAGAATGATGGCGAATTTCACAATTAGAAAATGGAATAGtgaaacaaattttaatgaagATGATTATGGAGC aattcCAACAAAAAGTTCAATtgcaaatttattaaataaatttttaaagagtAGACCAACTAAAGACGATTTAGAGATGAATAAAATCTTAAAATCCGAATATAAACCAATAACATTAAGATATagtttaattgaaatattatgtAATCATATTGAAAAATATGCTTTAGAACAAGAGGGTATCTTTAGAGTTAGTGGATCTAATCAACAAATTAGATTATTTTGGCAAACTTTTACAACTG ataatattgaattcCCAATAAATGAACATAACGTTGCAGGAGCATTAAAATTGTATATTAGAGAACAAAGTGAACCATTAGTTCCATATGAAatgttttcaaattttataagTCAACTTGGTGATGGTGGACCAGTTACATTTACAGCAATTACTAATTTAATGTCAAAGATTACACCAGagaatttgaaaatcattaaaagattAATTAGAACCGCTGTTATAATCGTTAGACATtctcaattaaataaaatggatGCAAATAATATGGGTATCGTTTTCGGTCCaaacattttcaaatctAGACCTGATTCACCAAACATATTCTCTGAAgcaaaatattcaaatgagagtgtttcatttttaatttcaaattatttaaatgtattTCCAGATTTAGAAATTCCAATTTTAGGTACTGAAACTAATActgaagaaaatgaattattaaataataataataataataataatgtaataatgccaacaacaacaacaacaacaacatcagcatcatcatcaatattaCCAACAGAttcaagtaataataatggtggtggtagtgcaTCATCACCTGTAACAAAATCAATACCATTGTCATCAATTGGttcatcatcaacttcaccaataatatcaccatcatcgtcatcatcatcatcaccaattgtTGGAACAAATTTAACAACAGGTTCAATTCATTCAACTTCACCAacaccattttcattattagcAACAAcgacatcaacaacaacaacgaatagtaataaagttaattcaattataaattcaacatCACAATCAAAATCACAACTTTTACCAATTCATCCATCACTTTTAGATACGAATCAAATGATTGAAAGAGTTGAAGGTAATCCATTATCACAAATGAAGAGAAAAGATTTTAGTATAACTCATCATTTATCAactaaattacaaaaaacaaaacatttTAGAAAGGAAGAGATTTGggattgttttttaatattaaaagttaGTGGTAATTTAgtaaatgtaaaaaattcaacaacaacaacaacaacatcaacatcaacatcaacatcaacatcaacatcaacatcaacatcatcaacaactacaaatcaaccaaattcaataacaCAATCAAATAGTGcaagtaataatagtttaattaataatggaaaaattaaaaaatcaacaacaaatttaatttcacaaTCAAATTCACAATCATCATTACAATTAAACCaaacaaatagtaataataataatattgtaacATTAACACcagtttatattttaataacatCACAAAATGTATTCTTTTTTGATACaagaatttataatatcCAATATATACTACCACATTCTAGATTAAAGGAAATATCAGTTGATGTTGTTAATAAAggtttattttcaatattggATGGTGAAAGTCATAAATTATCATTCTTTTTAGTACCAAGACCAAGagttattgatttattagttAGATCATTAGAGAGAGGTAGAGCAATTGCAAAGTTgacaaataaatcattagcATCATTACAATCTAGAAAGTTTCCATTATTAGAAAGTAATAGTGGTGCTGGTGGTACATCAAATTTTGGTAAATTACCAGAATCAAGACCAGTGTTTGAATCATTAGCACAAAATGGCTTCACAGAATTAGATGTTTGGGAAGGTACAGTTGATCTATTAGAGGTTGTAAAGAAATTTCATCATATTTTAATACCATCAGCTGATCAATCAAAATGTGTAGTTGAATTCCTTTTACCAGCGATACCAGAATTTAAAGGTATCTATAGAAAATCATATAAATTGGATAGTAAAACAACAgtttataaaatcatttgcTTAATTTGTGAAAAGGCAAAACTTGAACCATCGAAATTCCTTTTACGTACATTGAAAGGTCGCACactttttgataataaatcattggGTGATTTTGGTTTGGGTACATTATTTACAAGTTGGCAACTTCGTTTAATCGCATTGGAATCACCAGAGAGTACAGGTAATTTCGTGGTTGAATTCTTGATGCCAGATATACCAGAGTTTAAAGGAATGCAAAAGAAAGCCATTAAAGTAGATGCTTATCAACCATTGAAAAGAATAATGAAGGGTCTTTGtgataaattgaaaattccaAATCATCATTACTATCATTTGATCGGTCCAGAAGGTGAGGTATTGGGTGATAATGATGTACTCTCAAGTATTGGTTTAggtattaaatataaaacttGTAAGATGAAATTGGCTAAAAAGGTATTCCCCGTTGGTAAAAACCCCGAATTAGACACCCCAATGGTTAGATCACTAGTTATTGACAATATCATTGGTTTGGCATGGTCTAAAATCAAGGATAGACATAATGAAAGAATTCGTTTATATTGTAAACAAATGTTGGATTATATCGTTGATCAAACTTTTGTTGAAATTGCCAAAGCCGAGCTCGTACCAAAAAGAGTGGCAATGTTGGGTAAAAACTCACGTTACGAATTCTATCATGCCCTTTCACTTAAAGAAGAGGAGGATATGATCTTAATGGATATTCAAGGTTATAAAGAAACTGTCTATCAATCAAGATCCATCGTACCATCTGAGCCTGACTCTTCTCCAAACTATCCATTATATCGTCAAAAATTACCAACTATCAGAGGTGTTGGTccaatcaattcaattagAGATATTAAAGTTAACAGtgctaaaaataatttcttatCTGAACTTaaggataataataaacaacaacagcaacaacaaattgGTAACACTAACGATGAACATACAATAAAACCATCCCaaagaattaaatacatCGCTCCAACAccagttttaaataatccaaattcaATCGTTCAATTATTAGCTTTAAAACCTGGTGCTTCAAAATTGgttgaacaattaaaaaatagaatgacaattacaacaagtaaaattaatatttttgatgTTGAAGATTTAGTTCCAAAAAATAGTCCAGTTTTATCAAGAAAAagttataaattataa
- the fhkA gene encoding FHA domain-containing protein — translation MSQTNYIPSTPNKSTPPSELSSTPIDENDIGLLVSLNQEISSNIHVKIKIEENITIGRSKTCNIVVPELIVSGKHCIITRADAIENGNTNYGLLMIQDQSTNGTFINGKLIGKGKSRLLKNGDKLCLGKSTKEIDISFLYKSNYSNQLLLSSSTNNLNNSGTAQYIWERKDIKDDILKDYDFIKELGSGNFSVVYEGVNKNTGKRVAIKHLNLSKINTHTPKFKSQLNREIEILKFINHENVVEIYDIFYTKDQQLFFILELANGGELYNKIGFNEPLLNENQSKFIFKQILNAVSYLHSKGIAHRDLKPENILFDSYGDDYLKIKITDFGLARFIHEGELAKTLCGSPLYVAPEVILSLHHKNKYGTNSSSSSQSPTKDINSVGYGKSCDAWSLGAILYIVLCGTPPFDDDDDEEMSTPQLFEKIVSGNYRVEKLEKSLISSSAADLVKGLLTVDPDKRLTVEQALNHPWITEINNNSNNNNNNINNNSSNINIIKKSPLKTVNTNNNNNNCKLSSPIKNSSKLKRNLSNEPLNNNISNNNNTQTSFTGSLLNQLQLNEGELLKKRKTFLSNNDQKENINPVINNPFLKSSQ, via the exons atgtcaCAAACAAATTATATACCATCAACaccaaataaatcaacaCCACCATCAGAATTAAGTTCAACACCAATTGATGAGAATGATATTGGATTATTAGTATCATTGAATCAAGAGATATCAAGTAATATTcatgttaaaattaaaattgaagaaaatattacaattggTAGAAGTAAAACATGTAATATTGTAGTACCAGAATTAATAGTTAGTGGTAAACATTGTATAATAACAAGAGCTGATGCAATCGAAAATGGTAATACTAACTATGGTTTATTAATGATTCAAGATCAAAGTACCAATGGTACATTTAtaaatggtaaattaattggtaaagGTAAATCTAGATTACTTAAAAATGGTGATAAACTTTGTTTAGGTAAATcaacaaaagaaattgatatttcatttctttataaatcaaattattcaaatcaattattattatcatcatcaacaaataatttaaataatagtggtaCTGCACAATATATTTGGGAaagaaaagatattaaagatgatatattaaaagattatgATTTTATCAAGGAATTAGGATCTGGTAATTTTAGTGTCGTATATGAAGgtgttaataaaaatactgGTAAAAGGGTTGCaattaaacatttaaatctatcaaaaattaatacacATActccaaaatttaaatcacaaTTAAATagagaaattgaaattttaaaatttataaatcatgaaaatgttgttgaaatttatgatatattttatacaaaagatcaacaattattttttattttagaatt agcaaatggtggtgaattatataataaaattggatttaatgaaccattattaaatgaaaatcaatcgaaatttatattcaaacaaattttaaatgcaGTTTCATATCTTCATAGTAAAGGTATTGCACATAGAGATTTAAAGCCAgagaatattttatttgattcataTGGTgatgattatttaaagattaaaATCACTGATTTTGGTTTAGCAAGATTCATTCATGAAGGAGAATTGGCCAAAACTTTATGTGGTTCACCGTTATATGTTGCTCCTGAagtaattttatcattacatcataaaaataaatatggaactaatagtagtagtagtagtcaATCACCTacaaaagatattaattcaGTTGGTTATGGTAAATCTTGTGATGCTTGGTCATTAGGTgcaattttatatattgt tttatGTGGTACACCAccttttgatgatgatgatgatgaagaaatgTCAACACCACaactttttgaaaaaattgtttCTGGAAATTATAGAgttgaaaaattagaaaagtCATTAATTTCAAGTAGTGCAGCTGATTTGGTTAAAGGTTTATTAACTGTTGATCCTGATAAAAGATTAACTGTTGAACAAGCTTTAAATCATCCTTGGATAactgaaataaataataatagtaataataataataataatattaataataatagtagtaatattaacataattaaaaaatcaccattaaaaactgtaaatacaaataataataataataactgtaaattatcatcacctattaaaaattcaagtaaattaaaaagaaatttatcaaatgaaccattaaataataatattagtaataataataatacacaaACAAGTTTCACtggttcattattaaatcaattacaattaaatgaaggtgaacttttaaaaaaaagaaaaacttttctttcaaataatgatcaaaaagaaaatataaatcCTGTTATCAATaatccttttttaaaatcgtcacaataa